The genomic interval GCGCTTAAAAACTTTTCTTTATGGATAGATTCTATAAACTCGCTTTGAATTTTCTCATAATAATTCATTACAAAATCAAGTAGCATCGTCCTGCAAGCGTCTATATGCTTTTCTTGCATTTCCAAAGAGGGTGCAGATTTAGATGTATGTTGAGATGTGGGCTGGTTTTTTAGAATCTGCACGATTTTTTCCTCACGCAAACTAATGATACGCTCTGCTAAAGCCATAAGAGTAGGTGTTGTGGGTTTGAGTGAGCATTGTTTGGCAAGTGTGCAAAGGATTTGATATTTTTCTTGTATTGCGGGTGAGTGAGGCTTATCGTGTGATTTTATCGCTTCAAAAAATTCATATAAATGCGCATTTATATCCTTGCTCATTGCATATATGTGGGTTAAATTCTGTGTAAAATGTGCTTTTTTAGACATATCTTTCCTTTTTCAAAAATTTGCAAAACTTTGCCATAATATCACTTATTAAATAGTAAGTTAAATATTAAGGAGGAGAGAATGAACTCCCATTTTGAACGAATTATTGCTCAAAATAAGCTTAAAACTTATGCGGTTTTGGCTATATATATCATCATTTTTATACTTATTGGTTTGCTTGCAGATATTATTCGCATTGACGCTCCTAGCTTACAAGAGGGGTTTATAATGCTTCTTAGTTTTTATGAATTTCCTCTTATTACCTTTGGAATGGCAGTGGTGGCAGTGGGCATTATTCTTTTTAGCGTGCAGCGTTTCTCACGCATTATGCTAAGTGGCAATGAATATAAACGCATTAATCCTAATAATGTGCTCTCTCGTCAAGAATCTCGCCTGTATGGTGTATTTCAAGATTTACTTAGAAGTGCAAATTGTTCTTTTGAACCCGCACTTTATATTATGGAAGCCCCTTATATGAATGCTTTTGCGAGTGGGTGGAATGAAAAAAATTCTATGATTGCTGTTACTTCAGCGTTGTTAGAGCGATTAGATGAGAGTGAGCTAAAAGCGGTAGTAGCGCACG from Helicobacter hepaticus ATCC 51449 carries:
- the htpX gene encoding zinc metalloprotease HtpX: MNSHFERIIAQNKLKTYAVLAIYIIIFILIGLLADIIRIDAPSLQEGFIMLLSFYEFPLITFGMAVVAVGIILFSVQRFSRIMLSGNEYKRINPNNVLSRQESRLYGVFQDLLRSANCSFEPALYIMEAPYMNAFASGWNEKNSMIAVTSALLERLDESELKAVVAHELSHIRHGDVRLTMCVGILSNIMLLGVNIFAFYFSSAQSQGARAARSILLILQFVLPLLTLVLSLFISRNREYMADSGAAYLMKESEPMVRALQKISQDYAQNNYQEPNPTRANAYLFGIGEILSTHPSIQNRIKALLGQHF